GAAACAATACCCTCGACGGTGATATTTTCCTTGGAAAGGGTCACTGCGGCACGCGAAGCTGCTGCGGCAGCCTGGGCAATGCTTTCCTCGATGGGTTTGGGATAGTGGGCCATGCCTGCCAGGAAAATTCCTCCGGTGGCGAATTCCACGGGCCGCAGCTTGGCGTGAGCCTCATTGAAAAAGTTATCGCCATTGCGTGACAGCTTGTACATCTGGGCCAGAGCTTCATTGTCACGGGGGACAATGGCCGAGGCCAGAACAAGCAAATCGGCATGGATATCGATATCCATATCGAGCACATGGTCCCGCACCGAAATCCACAGCCCGTCTGGCTCTTTCCTGACGACCGGCTTCCTTTCACTGTCGTAGCGTATGAAAACAACGCCCTTTTCGCGGGCTTCTTTATAGAGGGATTCCCGCTGTCCATAGGTGCGGATATCCCGATAAATCACAAAGACGTTAATATCCGGATTATTCTTTTTGAAATTGACGGCCGATTTGATGGAATGTGTGCAGCAGACCTTGGAGCAGTATGGCCTATCCTGCTCACGCGACCCCACACATTGAATGAAAACAACAGATTCTGCTGTTGCAACTCGTTTGTCCTCTGCGGCAATGGCCTTATCCAACTCCAGATGGGTAAGTACCCTGTTGTCCTGACCATAAAGATATTCCGTGGGAACATGCTCTTTGGCCCCGGTAGCCACAATCACGGCACCATGTCTGAGCAGAGTTTCACCTTTCTTCCCGGAAACAACAGTTTCAAAGTTGCCGATGAATCCGGAAGCATTCTTAACCTCCGATTCGGAATAGACATCGATCAGAGAATGGTTTGACACTCTCTCCGTCAATTCGTCTAGTTTTTCACCGATATTCTGCCCCTGCCAAGTAGCGAGAAGGGAGCGGGCATTACCGCCGAGCTGCGCCTCTTTTTCCACCAGATGCACGGCAAATCCCTGATCGGCAAGGCCCAGCGCCGTAGTCATACCGGCAATGCCGCCACCAATCACCAGGGCACTGCTGTCCACGGAAATGGTGGGCTGCGCCAGCGACTGGATGAGTCTGGTCCTGGAAACCGCCATGCGCACCAGATCCTTGGCCTTGGCCGTGGCCGCTTCTTTTTCCTTACTATGCACCCAGGAACACTGGTTGCGGATATTGGCCATTTCGAACAGGTATTTGTTCAGGCCGGCATCTTTCAGAGTTTCCTGAAAAAGCTCCTCGTGGGTCCGGGGAGTACAGGCCGCAACCACAACCCTATTCAATCTTTCTTTTATGACAATTTCCTTGATCTTCTCCTGACTGTCCTGACTGCAGGTAAAAAGGTTTTCCTCTACATAAACAACATCGGGTAATGATCGGGCCATTTCCGCCACCGCCGGAACATCGACAATGGAGCCGATATTGGTACCGCAGTTACAGACGAATACACCTATCCGCGGCTCTTCCGCTGAGACCTGCCGCTCATCGGGAAAAATCTTGGTCCTGGTGAGGCTGCCGCGGGCTTCGGCGAGATCGCCTTCAGCCGAACAGGCTGCAGCACTGGCCTCCATCACTGAATAGGGGATATCCTTTGGTTCCTGAAAAGCACCGCAGACATAGATCCCATCCCGGGTGGTCTTTACCGGAGAAAAATTTTCCGTTTTGGCAAAATTATCGGAATTGAGCTCGATCCCCAGGGTTCCGGCGAGTTCCACCAGGTTTTTGGGTGTTTCCATGCCGACGGAGAGCACAACCATATCGAAGGTTTCCTCCAGGGCCTTACCGGATTCATCGACATATCTGAGCTGAAGGTCTCCGGAATTGCGGTCTTCGACTATGGAATGCACACGGGTGCGGACAAAGCGGACACCCTGCTCATCCTTGGCGCGCTGGTAATAGCTTTCAAATTCCTTGCCGTAGGTACGCATGTCCATGTAAAAAATGGCGGCATCAAGATCGGAACCCGCGTGTTCCTTGGCAATAACCGCCTCCTTCACCGCATACATACAGCAGACAGAAGAGCAGTAGCTATGCCCGCATTTATTTATATCCCGGGAACCGATGCACTGCAGCCAGGCTATTTTTTTGGGCTCCCTGTGGTCCGAGGGACGCACCAGGTGTCCCTGAAACGGGCCGGTCGCACTGAGAATTCGCTCCATTTCCAAGGAGGTGATGACATTGGGATAGTGGCTGTATTGGTAGGTATCAAAATCGGTTGGGTCGAAGGCCGAGAATCCGGGAGCAACTATGACGGATCCCACCTGAAGGGAGATTTTCTCCTCCTTCTGGTCAAAATCGATGGCGTCCGCCGGACAAACCTTCTTACAGAATCCGCACTTACCGTTTTTGAAGTAGATGCAATTATCCGCATCGATAGCGTACTTGAGCGGCACGGCTTGAGGGTAATCGACATAGATCGCCTTTCTTTTCTCAAGCCCGGCATTGAAGGTATCCGTTACCTTCTTGGGACACTTGGCGGCGCATTCTCCGCAGGCGATACACTTCTCCATATCCACGTAGCGGGGATGCCGAAGCAGTTCAACCGTGAAATTACCGGCTGAGCCGCCGATCGACTGTACTTCACAAAGGGTTTTGAGTTCAATATTCAGGTGCCGGCCGACCTCGACCAGTTTCGGTGAGATTACTCACATCGCACAGTCGTTGGTCGGAAAGGTCTTATCCAGCTGGGCCATCACCCCTCCAATGGAGGGAGATTTTTCCACCAGGTAGACGTAAAACCCCGAGTCTGCAAGATCCAGTGCTGTCTGCATTCCCGCAATACCACTGCCGACAACCATGACCGAACCCTGAATTTTCTGAGAATTTTCTGATTTCATCAACGTTCTCCGATACTCAAAAATGATATATAAGCTATTTCATTTATACGTTTTTCAATGAATCTGACCCCACTGAACCGCACTAAAGCCTTTCCGACAAGTAGGTATAGAGATCCTTCACCTCAACATCCAGGTCGGCATTCGATGTGGCGCAGGTCAGGTGTATCCGGCATTTCGGACAGGCGGTGATGATGGTCCGGGCTCCGGCTTCCTTGGCCTCCATTAACCTTTTTATCTGCATGGTCTTAGAGCAGGACGAGCATTCCATCCAGGCCGTCGTACCGCAGCAGACCGCATTTTCCCTGTTGTTCTGCATCTCTTTCAACTCTGCATCGGGCACCATGCCGATCAATTGCCTTGGCTGCTCATACATTCCCGACCTTCTGCCCAGCCGGCAGGGATCATGGAAAGTCACAGCACCATCGGCAGTTCCTCTGAATGTCGTTTCGGTTTCTTTCAATTTTTCGACCAGAATTTCAGAAATATGGACAACCTCGAAGGGAAGCTCACCAACAATCGCCGGATAGTTTTCCTTGAAGTTGGAATATCCCTCGGGGCAACCGAAGATGACGGTCTTTGCTCCGGAGGCCTTGATGGTCTCGACATTTTTTTTGGCCAGGCGGGCAAAAAGCTCTTCGTCGCCGCTCCAGAAGGCATCGTGCCCGCAGCATCTCTCCTCATTGCTCACCACCGGCTCAATGCCCACCTTGTTGAGCAGCGTAAGAATGCTTTTCGCCGTGTCGATCATATTGAGATCAAGGTATTGAAAGACCGCGTTATGAAAGGGGGCACAGCCGACAAAATAGAAATAGTCGCCCTTTTCTCTGATTTTCCCCGAAGCTTTAGCCCAGTCGATGCGGTTCTGCTGCAGAGCACCCGACTGCAGAGTGGTAATCGTCTGGAAGATACCGTGATGGCTTTTGCGCGGAAGGTTGCCGACGGCGATGGCCTTTTCCCGGTAGGAGCGTATAAACTCGGGAAAGTCGATGCCCACGGGGCAGCGGTCACTGCACCGGGAACAGCTCAGGCAGGCCCAGACGTCATCGGACTCAACGACGCTGTTGTCAGCTTCGACCAGGGTACGCTTTATCATCTGTCTGGGAGAAAAACCGGGACGCTCATGGCTGATGGGGCAACTTCCGGTGCATACCCCACACTCCATGCAATAATCAATTTGCTGTTTTGTAAGCTGCATAGTCAGACCTGGTTCAGTTATAAATATCGAAGCACATCAGAATGCCGTTTCCGGATGGAAGACATTGACATCCCTGAGATCATCGCCTAAATACGTCCGCTCATTCGGTCCCAGCACGCCAAGAGCAAGAGCGAGAATAGTCCAGAAATGGACAACCTGGTAGTTCCCTCCATAGTGGTGGGAGAGCTCGTGGATCTGAGCGTGGCAGTTATGGCACCCGGCAATACAGTAGGTCGCACCGCTGGCTTTGATTTGATCATCTTTAATTTTGCCATAGGCCAGGCGTTGCTCTTTAAACCCGGACTGGAGAAAGCCACCGCCGCCGCCGCAGCAGTAGTTGTTGGACTTATTGGGCGACATCTCGGCAATATTTTCTTCGCCTACCGCCTGAGCAATGGCATATCTGAAATCATCGGCAATCTTGTCGCCATAACTCTTGCGTACTATCTGGCAGGGATCCTGGACGGTGAACTTAATCTTCAAATCCTTATTCCAGTCGGAGTTGGGCTTCAGCCTTCCTTCCCTTATCCATTTGGCATAGTATTCGTAAATGTTCTTGACTTCGAAGCTGTGCTGTATATTGAATTTTTTCAGTCCGGCCCGGACTGCAAAGGTGACGTGGCCTCACTCCGTATTGAGGTATGTCTTGCATTTCAACTCCTCGGTCATTCTGGCTTTGGCCCGGACGAGGTGCTCCCAGTTTTCATTGTCGGCAAGAAAAAGGCAGTAATTCTCAGCTGCCCATGCCTTGCTGCCGTAGGTCCAGTCGACACCGGCAAGGTGCAGAATTTTCCAGAGAGGAACCATCTCGTCGGGTTCCGTCATCGGCTCACGGGAGTTCTGGTTGATGAAAAACTCGGCTCCAACCTTGTCGATCGGCGCCTCCATCTCGGCAAACTCAGGCTGCGACTCCCGGTATTCCTCCAAAACATCGTTGACGACAAACTTAAAGTCTTCAACCGGTGTTCCCATGGCGCTACAGGTCTCACTCTGAACCGCCATATCGCAGGAACCGCGAATCCCCGAGGGTCTTTCATCCCGCGGACGGGCAGCCCGAACATTAAAAACGAGCTGAGGAATATCGATTTTCATGGGACAGACATAGACGCAGCGTTGGCACATGGTGCACATCCAGGGCCAGTCGGACTTGAGCACCTCTTCATCCAGGCCCAGGACGAGCATGCGCAAAAACTTCCTGGGGTCCATATTTTCAAGGCCGGTCGCAGGACATCCCGAAGAGCAAAGACCGCAGGTAAGACAAAGACTGAGATTGCCGTCAGGCAAAATTTCTTTGATATCATCCAGAAAGGAGTGTCTGGCTTTTCCTTCAAGCTTTATTGCCACTTCAGCCATAATCATTCTTCCTTCTCAAAATATTTATAAGGTGATATGCCGGCCGATTTCAACTGATTTTTAGGCATGGCTAACAAAACGGCCACCCGAAATACCTCGGCAGACAGGTCTGACAATCTCACATCAAACACCCTTAAACTAGCCCATATTTTCACACTTATCAAGGGATATCGCTCAAAACTATCTCCCTCAGCAAAAGTGAGCGGAGGCTCCGCATGATCGGCAGGCTTTCCTTAAAATATAACAGTACCTTAGCAAGGTATAGGGAGTACGCTGAATTCCGCATGAAAATAGTTCATTCCCAGAAATATACTCGCTTATGCATTGCCGATTTACATGCCCTCTTGCTGCGCTTGTTCCGGAATCAGAGCCAAGGGCATCGACCATCCTAAAGAAATCTATGCAGATCTGTCGATAAAAGGAGATATTGCCGGAGCGATCGACCGACAATTAGAATTTTTAATAACCCCTGAAACTCAGCATCTTCGGGCCCCGACCTAGAACCGAGGCTTTAGGAGTAGTCAGGTTAGCATAACCCTCAGCAAACTTGGATTACATTATATACCACCACGGCAACAGTTCCAGCCGTAAGCACAAAAGCGAACAGTGCCACCAGGCCGTCGCGGGAGATCAGCGAAAGACCGAAGGCAGTAAGGATCAAGCCTGCTGCGTTGGCGCTGAAGGGGACCACCTCCATCAACGGCATCATAACGGCGACGAGGAGACATACCAGAGCTATAGCATATACAGCAGCGCCCTCGATGAAGATTGACAGGCGCGGCTGCAACAGACGGTCAATAAAATGAGCCGGTCGCCGGGACCATTGCAAACCTGTATCCAGCTTTTCAGTTGCCACTGATCGCTTCAGCAACCAGTGCGGCAGCCATAGATGCTTGCGCCCGATCAGCAACTGAGAGGCGATCAAGAGGACGATTACTCCGATAAATGTCGGTACTCCGGGGATATCACCGATTATCGGCGCAAGAGTGACAAGACCAGCGACAAGCAGCAGGGGCCCAAAGGATGTGTGGCCTAATTCTTCAAAAATTGCTCCCCAGGATATTTGCTCGTTGTCCCGCGCAGCCTTGCTGATCCGGCGGAGCAACTGTTCCAGGTTTTTAAGACCTTTGTTCTTACTCATGCTCAGAATATAATCATAGTAGACGATGGTGCCGTTGTAATTTCCATCAGAGAGAAGGAGCCTCATGGCACGACAGTACTCAAGTGCAATTACACAAATAATCTTATCGAAGGTATCAAAAAAACTTGATTAAACAGGAGCAATAAGATACTAATTCATTAGTGGTCATGCCAGGAAGGGATCTTCAAAATTCCCTGACATACAATGTGCGTACACACTTGTCATACTTTTTACAAATCCCTTCAAATTCTACAAGTGCAGCCTGAATTTTTTGTACTGCTGATATTTACGTTGATCCTTTACCGGAAAACGGTTGTAGTTCCTAACTTCCAGCCAATAACTTGCCGTGAACAGTTCAACGGTTATCAGCATAGGTGATACACGGCACATACCATTCAGATGCGTATGTCATTCCCAAGGGAATGTTGAAACTGAGTTTCGATCCATCATCGTTACACCACATCAAAAAAGGAGGTTCACATGTTCGACAGAAAATTATTTTCAGTCATAGCCGCTACACTGTTTGTCACGGCACTCTTTTTTTCCGGCGATGTTGTTCAATCAGCCACAACCCGTCTGGCATTCTCCGGAGGTCCTGACGGCGGCACTTTTCAGTATTTCTCCAACGCTATCTCATCCCGACTGTCGCGAACGCAAAAAGATCTCGAGGTCTCCAACATGGCTTCAGCCGGTTCTGTCGAAAATCTGCGCCGGGTCAACTCCGGTGATGCAGATTTCGGAATCACCTACTCCGGCGATCTCTTTCTCGGCAGGAATGGTCAACTGACCAACGATACTAAAGAGTACACGGACACCTATGCCATGGCCTATCTTTATGGCGCTCCCGCACATCTGGTTGTCCTTAAGGACAGCGGGATAGACACAGCTATGGACCTTGAAGGCAAGCGTGTGGCCGTCGGCCCTGCGGGCTCAGGAGCGGCTGCTTCGGCTCAGCGCTTTTTCACCAGCCTTGGCCTGTGGGATAAATTCACCCCCGAGTTCATCGGTTACACTCAGGGAGCTTCCGCCCTTGGCGATCGGCTTGTCGATGCCGTATGGGTCTTTGCCGGATTTCCCAACTCCTCGGTAATCCAGGCTGCTGCCAGCAACGACATCAAACTGCTCGATCTTGTTGAAATTGGAAAAGAAAAAGGCTTTTTCAAGGACAACCCATATTACGCCGAAGTCACCATCCCCGCAGGAACCTACCAGGGAGTCGATAAAGGAACCGTCACTTTCCAGGATTCCGCCCTGTGGATTGCCGGAAAACATGTATCTGCGGATCATGTTTCCACCGCTCTGGATAATATCTACTCCGAAGAAGGCCTGGCATTCATGGTCAGTGTCACCAAAACTGCCAAGGCAATGACTGTTGAAGATGGTCTTCGCGGTATCGTGACCCCGGTGCACGAGGGGGCTGCAGATTTCTGGAAAGAGAAAGGATTAAGCCCGACTGAAGAACAAAAGCCACAATAAGCCCTGAGAGGATTGACGCCCTTGGGTGTATGTTCATTTGCCGGCTTCTAAGAGCTTTCAGTTTTTCTGTTCTCTACGGCGGATTCCCTGAAATACATCACTAATGTCTGCAGGTGAATTGCCGACACCGGAAGCCGGGACAGTATACCGGCTCCCGGTGCCGGTCTAACTCCTTACCCGCTTTTTTTTGATGGAGTTGCAATGTCTGAACGTTCTGACAATGAATTTGATGATCTTGATCCGAAAGACCAGGAAAAACTAAAAAAGATCATCGCCAAGGATTCAAAATTTCTTCGTGATCCCAAAGGCCTATGGGGCGTTGTGGTCTCTCTGCTTGGCGCCACGCTGGTATTATTCTATTTTTATGCCGCTGGCATTGCCTCCGTCGGCACCCAGTTCCATCTTGGAATCTATGTACTGATCACCTATGTGCTGGTCTTCTTGCTGTATCCGGTCCCCAGAGCAGGTATTCGTCTTGGATTGAACCTGTTGCTTGCCTGGATATTAGTCAGTGGCGCCACCATCCTGTTTGTTTACGACTCTCACCTCACCTACTATGAGCAGTTAATGAGCATTGCCGAGTTAGGTGAAAAAGAAGGCTGGACTGCTGGCCTGCAACAGGCTCTTTCCCTGTGGCCGCTGGTTCTGGCCTCCATCATTCTGGCGGCCCTGCTCCAATATGCCGACAGCATTTCATTAAGGTACTGGAAAAACACACCTGCGCCGTCCGATATTCTCTTTGCCGCCGTAGCTGCCGGCGTGATCTATTACTGGCTAAGCCAGTTTGAGGCTCTTAACTGGCGGGCCGGGGCGGAAAACGAACTTGATTCGCTGATCAGCATTACCGGTATTCTCATTTCCTTTGAAGTTTGTCGCCGGGTCCTCGGCTGGTCCATGACCATCATCGGGGTACTGATGATAGCCTTTGCTTATTTCGGCCCATATCTCCCGGACATCCTTGCCCATCGCGGCTTCGACTTCGAGCGAATATGCACTGCCTTGTTCCTGACCACCAATGGAGTCTTTGGAGTCATGGCCAACGTGCTGGCAACATATGTGATTCTGTTCATCTTTTTTGGCGCATTCCTGCATAAATCAGGGGCAGGTCGTTTCTTTATCGACTTACCTTTGGCTCTTGCCGGCCGCAGTACAGGCGGACCAGCCAAGGTCGCGGTTATCGCCTCGGCCCTGTTCGGTTCCGTTTCCGGAAGCGCGATCGCCAACACCGTCTCTACCGGGTCCTTCACCATCCCCCTGATGAAACGGGCCGGATTCCGTCCTCATGTCGCGGGTGCCATAGAACCTGCCGCTTCCATCGGCGGTATGTTCCTGCCTCCGATCATGGGAGCGGGCGGATTCCTGATGGCTGAGCTCACTGGTTTGCCGTATTCCTATATCATGATTATCTCGGTCGGACCTGCTCTGCTTTATTTTTTCTCGGTTTTCTGCATGATTCACTTTGAGGCGAAGAAACTCAAGATTGTCGGCATCCAGGACGACGAATTTCCGCACTGGAAAATCGTCCTCAAAAATGGCTGGTACTATGCATTGCCGCTGGTTATCATCACCGTGCTGATGCTCATGGGACGTTCACCCGGCTATGCCGCCTTCTGGGCTACCATTTCCTGTATAGCCGTCAGCTGGCTGCACCGGGAAACCCGCATGGGACCGGTACAGATCTGGGAAGCCATCCAGACAGGCGCCCGCAACACTCTGATCATTGGAGCAACAGTCGGAGTTATCGGCGTCATTGTTGGTGTTATCTCCCTGACCGGCATGGGCTTGAAATTCTCTGACCTGAT
This region of Desulfopila inferna genomic DNA includes:
- a CDS encoding FAD-dependent oxidoreductase, with amino-acid sequence MKSENSQKIQGSVMVVGSGIAGMQTALDLADSGFYVYLVEKSPSIGGVMAQLDKTFPTNDCAMUVISPKLVEVGRHLNIELKTLCEVQSIGGSAGNFTVELLRHPRYVDMEKCIACGECAAKCPKKVTDTFNAGLEKRKAIYVDYPQAVPLKYAIDADNCIYFKNGKCGFCKKVCPADAIDFDQKEEKISLQVGSVIVAPGFSAFDPTDFDTYQYSHYPNVITSLEMERILSATGPFQGHLVRPSDHREPKKIAWLQCIGSRDINKCGHSYCSSVCCMYAVKEAVIAKEHAGSDLDAAIFYMDMRTYGKEFESYYQRAKDEQGVRFVRTRVHSIVEDRNSGDLQLRYVDESGKALEETFDMVVLSVGMETPKNLVELAGTLGIELNSDNFAKTENFSPVKTTRDGIYVCGAFQEPKDIPYSVMEASAAACSAEGDLAEARGSLTRTKIFPDERQVSAEEPRIGVFVCNCGTNIGSIVDVPAVAEMARSLPDVVYVEENLFTCSQDSQEKIKEIVIKERLNRVVVAACTPRTHEELFQETLKDAGLNKYLFEMANIRNQCSWVHSKEKEAATAKAKDLVRMAVSRTRLIQSLAQPTISVDSSALVIGGGIAGMTTALGLADQGFAVHLVEKEAQLGGNARSLLATWQGQNIGEKLDELTERVSNHSLIDVYSESEVKNASGFIGNFETVVSGKKGETLLRHGAVIVATGAKEHVPTEYLYGQDNRVLTHLELDKAIAAEDKRVATAESVVFIQCVGSREQDRPYCSKVCCTHSIKSAVNFKKNNPDINVFVIYRDIRTYGQRESLYKEAREKGVVFIRYDSERKPVVRKEPDGLWISVRDHVLDMDIDIHADLLVLASAIVPRDNEALAQMYKLSRNGDNFFNEAHAKLRPVEFATGGIFLAGMAHYPKPIEESIAQAAAAASRAAVTLSKENITVEGIVSNVQDFMCRGCGECEKVCPFNAIAVEVREEGVKIAAVQEALCKGCGMCAVACPTGAASVHHYSNEEVLTMVESAFEKA
- a CDS encoding (Fe-S)-binding protein; this encodes MQLTKQQIDYCMECGVCTGSCPISHERPGFSPRQMIKRTLVEADNSVVESDDVWACLSCSRCSDRCPVGIDFPEFIRSYREKAIAVGNLPRKSHHGIFQTITTLQSGALQQNRIDWAKASGKIREKGDYFYFVGCAPFHNAVFQYLDLNMIDTAKSILTLLNKVGIEPVVSNEERCCGHDAFWSGDEELFARLAKKNVETIKASGAKTVIFGCPEGYSNFKENYPAIVGELPFEVVHISEILVEKLKETETTFRGTADGAVTFHDPCRLGRRSGMYEQPRQLIGMVPDAELKEMQNNRENAVCCGTTAWMECSSCSKTMQIKRLMEAKEAGARTIITACPKCRIHLTCATSNADLDVEVKDLYTYLSERL
- a CDS encoding (Fe-S)-binding protein, yielding MAEVAIKLEGKARHSFLDDIKEILPDGNLSLCLTCGLCSSGCPATGLENMDPRKFLRMLVLGLDEEVLKSDWPWMCTMCQRCVYVCPMKIDIPQLVFNVRAARPRDERPSGIRGSCDMAVQSETCSAMGTPVEDFKFVVNDVLEEYRESQPEFAEMEAPIDKVGAEFFINQNSREPMTEPDEMVPLWKILHLAGVDWTYGSKAWAAENYCLFLADNENWEHLVRAKARMTEELKCKTYLNTEUGHVTFAVRAGLKKFNIQHSFEVKNIYEYYAKWIREGRLKPNSDWNKDLKIKFTVQDPCQIVRKSYGDKIADDFRYAIAQAVGEENIAEMSPNKSNNYCCGGGGGFLQSGFKEQRLAYGKIKDDQIKASGATYCIAGCHNCHAQIHELSHHYGGNYQVVHFWTILALALGVLGPNERTYLGDDLRDVNVFHPETAF
- a CDS encoding exopolysaccharide biosynthesis protein, whose translation is MRLLLSDGNYNGTIVYYDYILSMSKNKGLKNLEQLLRRISKAARDNEQISWGAIFEELGHTSFGPLLLVAGLVTLAPIIGDIPGVPTFIGVIVLLIASQLLIGRKHLWLPHWLLKRSVATEKLDTGLQWSRRPAHFIDRLLQPRLSIFIEGAAVYAIALVCLLVAVMMPLMEVVPFSANAAGLILTAFGLSLISRDGLVALFAFVLTAGTVAVVVYNVIQVC
- a CDS encoding TAXI family TRAP transporter solute-binding subunit, which translates into the protein MFDRKLFSVIAATLFVTALFFSGDVVQSATTRLAFSGGPDGGTFQYFSNAISSRLSRTQKDLEVSNMASAGSVENLRRVNSGDADFGITYSGDLFLGRNGQLTNDTKEYTDTYAMAYLYGAPAHLVVLKDSGIDTAMDLEGKRVAVGPAGSGAAASAQRFFTSLGLWDKFTPEFIGYTQGASALGDRLVDAVWVFAGFPNSSVIQAAASNDIKLLDLVEIGKEKGFFKDNPYYAEVTIPAGTYQGVDKGTVTFQDSALWIAGKHVSADHVSTALDNIYSEEGLAFMVSVTKTAKAMTVEDGLRGIVTPVHEGAADFWKEKGLSPTEEQKPQ
- a CDS encoding TRAP transporter fused permease subunit, which gives rise to MSERSDNEFDDLDPKDQEKLKKIIAKDSKFLRDPKGLWGVVVSLLGATLVLFYFYAAGIASVGTQFHLGIYVLITYVLVFLLYPVPRAGIRLGLNLLLAWILVSGATILFVYDSHLTYYEQLMSIAELGEKEGWTAGLQQALSLWPLVLASIILAALLQYADSISLRYWKNTPAPSDILFAAVAAGVIYYWLSQFEALNWRAGAENELDSLISITGILISFEVCRRVLGWSMTIIGVLMIAFAYFGPYLPDILAHRGFDFERICTALFLTTNGVFGVMANVLATYVILFIFFGAFLHKSGAGRFFIDLPLALAGRSTGGPAKVAVIASALFGSVSGSAIANTVSTGSFTIPLMKRAGFRPHVAGAIEPAASIGGMFLPPIMGAGGFLMAELTGLPYSYIMIISVGPALLYFFSVFCMIHFEAKKLKIVGIQDDEFPHWKIVLKNGWYYALPLVIITVLMLMGRSPGYAAFWATISCIAVSWLHRETRMGPVQIWEAIQTGARNTLIIGATVGVIGVIVGVISLTGMGLKFSDLIIALAGNSLLLAIILIALASLVLGMGVPVTASYLIVAVLAVPALGAFGVAAIVAHQIVYWLSQDSNITPPVCVAAYAGAAIAGSDPWKTGWTAFKFAKMLYVMPLLFAFTPSILFQGKVLETKVPEFDTPFATVLQVNVHENEDFVRGDVVAVLNVGGETTEVKAKKDATVIQVFSPPGSMVSPGDVLLRNEIKPTPFRIFSSFFSAFLGTIAFSSLMMGFWLCRTSILEWLLMAPATLLLFWPTFITDGAGLIIMAVIFFLQKRRINKLKKT